One Micavibrio aeruginosavorus ARL-13 genomic window carries:
- a CDS encoding DUF1304 domain-containing protein — MMSLLTTALILIIAALHVYFCVLEMVLWTKPLGRKTFRMDADFAAKTATLAANQGLYNAFLAAGLIWAVAHPIPETGHQIALFFLTCVAVAGAYGGYSVNRRIFFIQGLPALVTLALLFFA, encoded by the coding sequence ATGATGAGCCTTCTGACAACCGCCCTGATCCTGATCATCGCCGCCCTGCACGTTTATTTCTGCGTGCTGGAGATGGTCCTGTGGACCAAACCTCTGGGGCGGAAAACATTTCGGATGGATGCGGATTTTGCGGCCAAAACCGCAACGCTGGCCGCGAACCAAGGCCTGTACAACGCGTTTCTGGCGGCTGGGTTAATTTGGGCGGTAGCGCACCCCATACCGGAAACCGGGCATCAAATCGCCCTGTTCTTCCTGACCTGTGTGGCCGTGGCCGGGGCGTATGGCGGGTATTCGGTGAACCGGCGGATCTTCTTTATTCAGGGACTGCCTGCGCTTGTGACGCTGGCATTGCTGTTTTTCGCCTAA
- a CDS encoding peptide chain release factor 3 yields the protein MTSLKQEIDRRRTFAIIAHPDAGKTTLTEKLLLFGGAIQMAGMVKAKGDRRRARSDWMKVEQERGISVASSVMTFDYAGHTFNLLDTPGHEDFSEDTYRTLSAVDSAIMVLDAAKGIESQTLKLFEVCRMRDIPIITFINKLDRDGQDPFDLLDEVENRLALDVVPASWPIGMGRDFKGCYDLFNDTLVLFDRSKGEELLASIECSGLDDPKLDQLLPADQLAKLREDVEMIRGVYPAFNHQSYLEGHMTPVFFGSAVNNFGVRELLQGIGKYAPSPRPTKTLQREITPDENKVTAFVFKIQANMDPKHRDRIAFARICSGKFKKGMKLLHVRHGKQLVIHNPLMFFAQDRETVEEAFAGDIIGIPNHGNMRIGDALTEGETLTFTGIPSFAPELLQRARADDPLKAKHLSAALEQLAEEGVARIFKPSIDPNWIVGVVGSLQFDVLMDRIRSEYNIPVKFEQVEVYAARWVSCDDPAEMKKFVDTMGSAVANDHDGDPVFLARNSWHLNDTKDKFPKIQFSATK from the coding sequence ATGACCAGCTTGAAACAAGAAATAGACAGACGCCGCACTTTCGCGATCATCGCGCACCCGGACGCCGGTAAAACGACGTTGACGGAAAAATTGCTGTTGTTCGGGGGCGCCATTCAGATGGCCGGCATGGTCAAGGCCAAGGGCGACCGCCGCCGCGCACGATCCGACTGGATGAAAGTGGAACAGGAACGCGGTATTTCCGTCGCGTCATCCGTGATGACGTTCGACTATGCCGGGCATACATTCAACCTGCTGGATACGCCGGGCCACGAAGATTTCTCCGAAGATACATACCGCACGCTGTCCGCAGTGGACTCCGCCATTATGGTTCTGGACGCCGCCAAGGGTATTGAATCGCAGACATTGAAATTGTTCGAAGTCTGCCGCATGCGCGACATTCCAATCATCACCTTCATCAACAAACTGGACCGCGATGGGCAGGACCCGTTCGATCTGCTGGACGAAGTTGAAAACCGCTTGGCGCTGGATGTTGTTCCGGCCAGTTGGCCAATCGGCATGGGCCGTGATTTCAAGGGCTGTTACGATCTGTTCAATGACACGCTGGTGCTGTTTGACCGCAGCAAGGGCGAGGAATTGCTGGCCAGTATTGAATGTTCCGGCCTTGATGACCCGAAACTGGATCAATTGCTGCCCGCCGACCAATTGGCGAAATTGCGTGAAGATGTTGAAATGATCCGCGGTGTGTACCCGGCATTCAACCACCAATCCTATCTGGAAGGGCACATGACGCCGGTGTTCTTCGGTTCCGCCGTCAACAATTTCGGTGTACGCGAATTGTTGCAGGGGATCGGGAAATACGCGCCCAGCCCGCGTCCGACGAAGACATTGCAACGGGAAATCACGCCGGATGAAAACAAGGTGACCGCCTTCGTTTTCAAAATTCAGGCCAACATGGACCCGAAACACCGCGACCGGATTGCCTTCGCGCGCATCTGCTCCGGCAAGTTTAAAAAGGGCATGAAACTTCTGCATGTCCGTCATGGCAAACAGCTGGTCATCCATAACCCGCTGATGTTCTTTGCCCAGGACCGCGAAACGGTGGAAGAAGCCTTCGCCGGCGACATTATCGGCATCCCGAACCATGGCAATATGCGCATTGGCGATGCCCTGACCGAAGGCGAAACGCTGACGTTTACCGGCATTCCCAGCTTCGCGCCGGAATTGCTACAACGGGCGCGGGCCGATGACCCGTTGAAGGCCAAGCATTTGTCCGCTGCGCTGGAACAACTGGCGGAAGAGGGCGTGGCCCGTATTTTCAAACCCTCCATCGACCCGAACTGGATCGTTGGTGTTGTGGGTTCGTTGCAGTTCGATGTTCTGATGGACCGTATCCGCAGCGAATACAACATTCCGGTGAAATTCGAACAGGTTGAAGTCTACGCCGCCCGCTGGGTCAGTTGTGATGATCCCGCCGAGATGAAAAAATTCGTCGATACGATGGGCAGCGCCGTGGCCAACGACCATGACGGCGACCCGGTCTTCTTGGCCCGTAACTCATGGCACCTGAACGATACGAAGGACAAGTTCCCGAAGATCCAATTCAGTGCGACGAAATAA
- a CDS encoding Ntn hydrolase family protein, translating into MLPEIPVVRDADTPFGLFYRDPERTRTLVEMCRKFYGGTMLDAAGYAARRWWEHNRYEPYGDEVASVARLLGDDAVYALNLSYEWGCTTAFNKTASSKTQGVTMFRAMDWALDGLGDKLVLARMVGGAGLYWAMTYPGYIGVLQGMAPKRFSLAINQAPAPDRGLGRVFNLAADKIATYRSGNIPPSFLLRRVFEQCTTFNDAVNMLCTTPISTPAIFSIVGVHARDHCIIERSRTRAVPHYNTMCVGNEWLFPGWKGVANQTDSKARVVQMVSGLGSYKGQFDWLNVPVLCDRTRLAFEANARTGQLVVQGFEGGQAVTRPRYIHCML; encoded by the coding sequence ATGCTGCCAGAGATTCCAGTTGTACGTGATGCGGACACGCCGTTTGGTCTGTTTTACCGGGACCCGGAACGGACGCGGACATTGGTTGAAATGTGCCGGAAATTTTATGGCGGCACCATGCTGGATGCGGCTGGCTATGCTGCGCGTCGGTGGTGGGAACACAATCGTTATGAACCTTATGGGGATGAAGTGGCCAGCGTTGCCCGGCTGCTGGGCGATGATGCCGTTTATGCGTTGAACCTGTCCTATGAATGGGGGTGCACCACCGCTTTTAATAAAACCGCATCATCCAAAACGCAGGGTGTGACCATGTTTCGCGCGATGGATTGGGCGCTGGACGGTCTGGGGGACAAGCTGGTCCTGGCCCGCATGGTTGGTGGCGCAGGTTTGTATTGGGCGATGACGTACCCCGGCTATATCGGTGTGTTACAAGGCATGGCCCCCAAACGCTTTTCGCTGGCCATCAATCAGGCGCCGGCCCCTGATCGTGGGTTGGGGCGTGTTTTCAATCTGGCGGCGGATAAAATCGCAACGTACCGCAGTGGCAATATACCACCCTCATTTCTGCTGCGCCGTGTATTCGAGCAATGCACGACGTTCAACGATGCTGTGAACATGCTGTGCACAACGCCAATCTCCACGCCGGCTATTTTCTCAATTGTCGGTGTTCATGCCCGTGATCATTGCATTATTGAACGCAGCCGGACCCGTGCTGTTCCGCATTACAACACGATGTGTGTTGGCAATGAATGGCTGTTCCCCGGATGGAAGGGCGTTGCCAACCAAACGGACAGCAAAGCCCGTGTGGTACAAATGGTATCAGGGCTCGGGTCGTATAAAGGGCAGTTTGACTGGCTGAATGTGCCTGTTTTGTGTGATCGCACGCGTTTGGCGTTTGAGGCCAACGCCCGCACCGGGCAATTGGTGGTCCAGGGATTTGAGGGCGGCCAGGCCGTCACGCGGCCCCGGTATATCCATTGCATGTTGTAA
- a CDS encoding SUF system Fe-S cluster assembly regulator encodes MIRLSRFTDYAVLMLAELARDESARASAADLATRTNLAEPTVAKILKILNRAGLVVSTRGATGGYMIARPAHDMTVADIISAVEGPVAITACADGHDDDCSLSGVCAMNGRWGEVNAAVRGALESVTLADMMNKKIVAQAAMPAREQVME; translated from the coding sequence ATGATCCGTCTGTCGCGTTTTACCGATTATGCCGTTTTGATGCTGGCCGAACTGGCCCGCGATGAATCCGCGCGCGCATCGGCGGCCGATCTGGCCACGCGCACCAATCTGGCCGAACCAACCGTGGCGAAGATTTTGAAAATTTTGAACCGCGCCGGGTTGGTCGTGTCCACACGCGGCGCAACGGGTGGATATATGATTGCGCGGCCTGCGCATGACATGACCGTGGCCGATATTATCTCGGCGGTGGAAGGGCCCGTGGCCATCACCGCTTGCGCCGACGGGCATGACGATGATTGTTCATTGTCCGGCGTGTGCGCCATGAATGGCCGTTGGGGCGAGGTGAACGCCGCCGTGCGTGGCGCGCTGGAATCCGTCACGTTGGCCGACATGATGAATAAGAAAATTGTTGCGCAGGCCGCAATGCCCGCCCGCGAACAGGTTATGGAGTAA
- the sufB gene encoding Fe-S cluster assembly protein SufB, translating to MSSITQDTIDTVKSLSHQYEAGFVTDIESEKAPKGLSEDTVRFISAKKGEPAWLLEWRLKAFRHWQKMPEPKWAKVDFPEFDYQDAYYYSAPKTADDRPKSLDEVDPKLLETYAKLGIPLREQEMLAGVAVDAVFDSVSVATTFRGKLKEVGVIFCSISEAVKEYPELVQKYMGSVVPISDNKHACLNSAVFTDGSFVYIPPGVRCPMELSTYFRINEMNTGQFERTLIIADKGAYVSYLEGCTAPMRDTNQLHAAVVELIAHEDAEIKYSTVQNWYPGDEEGKGGIYNFVTKRGLCEGANSKISWTQVETGSAITWKYPSCVLKGDNSQGEFYSVAITNNYQQADTGTKMIHIGRNTKSRIIAKTISAGKSDSTYRGLVKVMPKAEGARNFTQCDSLLIGDQCGAHTVPYVESRNPKAHLEHEATTSKISEDQLFYCQQRGLSEEEAVALIVNGFCREVLQNLPMEFAVEAQKLVAISLEGSVG from the coding sequence ATGTCATCCATCACACAAGACACCATCGATACCGTCAAATCCCTGAGCCACCAGTACGAAGCCGGGTTCGTGACGGATATTGAATCGGAGAAGGCCCCGAAGGGCCTGAGCGAAGACACCGTGCGCTTTATCAGCGCGAAGAAGGGTGAACCCGCATGGTTGCTGGAATGGCGTTTAAAGGCCTTCCGCCATTGGCAAAAAATGCCGGAACCGAAATGGGCGAAGGTGGATTTCCCCGAATTTGATTATCAGGATGCGTATTATTATTCCGCACCGAAAACCGCCGATGACCGTCCGAAATCTTTGGATGAAGTCGATCCGAAATTGCTGGAAACCTATGCGAAGCTGGGCATTCCGCTGCGTGAGCAGGAAATGCTGGCCGGGGTTGCCGTGGATGCCGTGTTCGACTCCGTGTCCGTCGCCACCACGTTCCGCGGCAAGTTGAAGGAAGTGGGCGTTATTTTCTGCTCCATCTCCGAAGCGGTGAAGGAGTACCCGGAACTGGTGCAAAAATACATGGGATCGGTGGTGCCGATTTCCGACAACAAACACGCCTGCCTGAACTCCGCCGTGTTTACGGACGGATCGTTCGTCTACATTCCGCCCGGCGTGCGGTGTCCGATGGAACTGTCCACCTATTTCCGCATCAACGAAATGAACACGGGGCAATTTGAACGCACCCTGATTATTGCGGATAAAGGCGCGTATGTGAGCTATCTCGAGGGCTGCACCGCCCCGATGCGCGACACCAACCAATTGCACGCCGCCGTGGTCGAACTGATCGCGCACGAAGACGCCGAAATCAAATACTCCACGGTCCAAAACTGGTACCCGGGGGATGAAGAAGGCAAAGGCGGCATTTACAACTTCGTCACCAAACGCGGCCTGTGCGAAGGGGCCAATTCCAAAATTTCATGGACCCAAGTGGAAACAGGCTCCGCGATTACATGGAAATACCCATCCTGCGTTTTGAAGGGTGACAACAGCCAAGGCGAATTTTATTCGGTGGCCATCACCAACAATTACCAACAAGCCGACACCGGCACCAAAATGATCCATATTGGTCGCAACACAAAAAGCCGCATCATCGCCAAAACCATTTCGGCGGGGAAATCGGATTCCACCTATCGCGGCCTGGTCAAAGTGATGCCAAAAGCCGAAGGCGCCCGCAACTTTACCCAGTGCGACAGTCTGCTGATCGGCGATCAATGTGGCGCACACACCGTACCCTACGTCGAAAGCCGCAACCCGAAAGCGCATTTGGAACACGAAGCCACAACCAGCAAAATCTCCGAAGACCAGCTGTTCTATTGCCAACAACGGGGTTTGAGTGAGGAAGAAGCTGTAGCCCTGATTGTCAACGGTTTCTGCCGCGAAGTCCTGCAAAACCTGCCAATGGAATTTGCCGTTGAGGCGCAGAAGTTGGTGGCGATTTCGCTGGAGGGGAGTGTTGGGTGA
- the sufC gene encoding Fe-S cluster assembly ATPase SufC, giving the protein MLQIKNLHANIDGKEILKGLSLDIPAGEVHAIMGPNGAGKSTLSYILAGREEYEVTEGEIIFNGVNMLDLAPEERAAAGLFLAFQYPVEIPGVQMTNFMKTALNAIRKQRGEAELDALDFLKLLKAKQKDLGISDDMLKRPVNVGFSGGEKKRNEVLQMAMLNPSFAVLDETDSGLDIDALRIVADGVNRLRAPERSFLVITHYQRLLDYIVPDHVHVLANGKIVKSGGPELAKELEAKGYADFMGEAA; this is encoded by the coding sequence ATGCTGCAAATTAAAAACCTCCACGCCAATATCGATGGCAAAGAAATCCTGAAAGGTCTGTCGCTGGATATTCCGGCGGGGGAAGTTCATGCCATTATGGGGCCGAACGGGGCGGGGAAATCGACCCTGTCTTACATTCTGGCTGGGCGTGAGGAATATGAAGTCACCGAAGGTGAAATCATTTTCAATGGCGTCAACATGCTGGATCTGGCCCCGGAAGAACGCGCGGCCGCTGGCCTGTTTTTGGCGTTCCAATACCCGGTGGAAATTCCGGGTGTGCAAATGACCAATTTCATGAAAACCGCGCTGAACGCCATTCGTAAACAACGCGGAGAGGCGGAGTTGGATGCGCTGGATTTCCTGAAATTGTTGAAAGCCAAGCAAAAGGATCTGGGGATCAGCGATGACATGCTGAAACGCCCGGTCAATGTTGGTTTTTCGGGTGGTGAGAAAAAGCGCAACGAAGTGTTGCAAATGGCCATGCTGAACCCGTCCTTCGCCGTTTTGGACGAAACGGATTCGGGGTTGGATATTGATGCGTTGCGTATCGTCGCCGATGGCGTGAACCGCCTGCGCGCGCCGGAACGGTCGTTCCTGGTCATTACGCACTATCAACGCCTGTTGGATTATATCGTGCCGGACCATGTGCATGTTCTGGCAAATGGCAAAATCGTGAAATCCGGCGGCCCGGAACTGGCCAAGGAATTGGAAGCCAAGGGCTACGCCGATTTTATGGGAGAGGCGGCGTAG
- a CDS encoding GIY-YIG nuclease family protein: MEKRFWVYMLASQKQGTLYIGVTSDLIKRIWEHKNKVVEGFTEKYDVHNLVWFEDHATADAAIRKEKRLKKYERQWKINLIEEKNPEWVCLYDEICK, translated from the coding sequence ATGGAAAAGCGATTTTGGGTTTATATGCTGGCCAGTCAGAAACAGGGAACCCTGTATATTGGCGTAACATCGGACCTGATAAAGCGGATTTGGGAACACAAGAATAAGGTTGTTGAAGGGTTCACGGAAAAATACGACGTTCATAATCTGGTCTGGTTTGAAGATCATGCGACTGCTGATGCGGCGATCAGGAAAGAAAAGCGTCTGAAAAAATATGAACGGCAATGGAAAATAAACCTGATTGAAGAGAAAAACCCGGAATGGGTGTGCCTGTATGATGAAATTTGTAAATGA
- the sufD gene encoding Fe-S cluster assembly protein SufD, protein MTAQTATITVLEPRTPYQPETASGVLAAYDGFSDTLLHEPDWLAACRDKAREIVARRGLPTAKLEGWKYTNILPVVKAINQAGTVNITHKEGHGITVNSLAGMLGEDWVQKAISAPLSDKEYNAENTLWYLGNLFLRDGLVIDVPANTEAKTPLDLTMVADGGLANARLIIRLGANARLTVIEHHTGTGAYWKNIQTQIILADGAHLTHVRYQEDSEQAVHTQLTHSVLGKDSGYEGIVFSTGSRLFRNQLHGVMNGAGAVCSLSAVNLLTGQQHGDTTILVDHMAPNGNSNQNIRTVLDGTAHGVFQGKVHVHQPAQKTDGYQLSKSLILNEGAEMDTKPELEIYADDVKCSHGATTGQLDEGPLFYMRARGIPEAQARALLIEAFVDEAFDRVADETIQSVLKDKVKAWLAS, encoded by the coding sequence ATGACCGCACAAACCGCAACCATCACCGTCCTTGAACCACGCACGCCGTACCAACCGGAAACGGCGAGCGGGGTGCTGGCGGCGTATGATGGGTTTTCCGATACGTTGTTGCATGAGCCGGACTGGCTGGCCGCGTGCCGTGATAAAGCGCGCGAAATTGTCGCCCGTCGCGGGTTGCCGACGGCGAAGCTGGAGGGTTGGAAATACACCAACATCCTGCCCGTCGTGAAAGCGATCAATCAAGCCGGCACGGTGAACATCACCCATAAAGAAGGCCACGGCATTACCGTGAACTCTCTGGCCGGAATGCTGGGCGAGGACTGGGTGCAAAAGGCCATTTCCGCACCGTTGTCGGATAAAGAATACAACGCCGAAAACACGCTGTGGTATTTGGGCAATCTGTTCCTGCGCGATGGGTTGGTCATTGATGTGCCCGCCAATACCGAAGCCAAAACGCCATTGGATTTAACCATGGTCGCCGATGGCGGCTTGGCGAATGCGCGGTTGATTATCCGTCTGGGCGCGAATGCCCGCCTGACCGTGATTGAACATCACACTGGCACAGGCGCGTATTGGAAGAATATCCAGACGCAGATCATTCTGGCCGATGGCGCGCATCTCACCCATGTGCGGTATCAGGAAGACAGCGAACAGGCCGTCCACACCCAATTGACGCACAGCGTTCTGGGCAAGGATTCCGGGTATGAGGGTATTGTGTTTTCCACGGGTTCCCGCCTGTTCCGCAATCAATTGCACGGCGTGATGAACGGGGCCGGGGCGGTCTGTTCGCTCAGCGCCGTGAACCTGCTGACCGGGCAACAACATGGCGATACGACCATTCTGGTTGATCACATGGCCCCGAACGGCAATTCAAACCAGAATATCCGCACCGTTCTGGACGGCACCGCCCATGGCGTGTTTCAGGGCAAAGTGCATGTGCATCAACCGGCGCAGAAAACCGACGGCTATCAATTGTCCAAATCCCTGATCCTGAATGAAGGGGCGGAGATGGATACGAAGCCGGAGCTGGAAATTTACGCCGATGATGTGAAATGCTCGCACGGCGCGACCACCGGGCAACTGGATGAAGGGCCGCTGTTTTACATGCGCGCCCGCGGTATTCCGGAGGCACAGGCCCGTGCCTTGCTGATCGAGGCGTTCGTGGACGAAGCGTTTGACCGGGTGGCCGATGAAACAATTCAATCCGTGTTGAAAGACAAGGTGAAAGCATGGCTGGCGTCGTAA
- a CDS encoding aminotransferase class V-fold PLP-dependent enzyme encodes MAGVVKMPSQNDFARYRDDFPVLARPMNGQKLAYMDTASSAQKPRAVIDALREALDRDYANIHRGLYALSQTTTQKFEATRRKVADFIGASSENEIVFTRNTTEAINLVAQSWGRTNLKAGDEIIISGMEHHANIVPWQLLHDQIGIVLKIIPVLPNGTLDMDAFDGLLSDRTRFVSIVHVSNALGTINPVETIIRKAKAYNADILVLVDGSQSVTHMPVNVLGLGCDFFAFTGHKLYGPTGVGVLYGRAALLNAMPPYQGGGDMIETVSFAQTTYKPAPARFEAGTPAIAEVIALGAAIDYVAAIGMDNIAAHEGMLLASLVEQLETVPGLTFYGTGPDKAGIVSFTADWGHPSDIAMILDQCGVAVRTGHHCCMPLMQGFGVEGTVRASLGLYSNVDDIISLMNGVTKAHKLLGA; translated from the coding sequence ATGGCTGGCGTCGTAAAAATGCCATCGCAGAACGATTTTGCGCGGTACCGGGATGATTTCCCGGTGCTGGCCCGCCCCATGAATGGCCAGAAACTGGCCTACATGGATACGGCGTCCAGCGCGCAGAAACCGCGTGCGGTGATTGACGCTTTGCGCGAAGCCTTGGACCGCGATTACGCCAACATTCACCGCGGCTTATACGCGCTGTCGCAAACGACGACGCAGAAATTCGAAGCCACACGCCGCAAGGTTGCCGATTTTATCGGGGCATCATCCGAAAACGAAATCGTCTTCACCCGCAACACGACCGAAGCCATCAATCTGGTCGCGCAAAGCTGGGGCCGCACCAATTTGAAGGCGGGCGATGAAATCATCATTTCCGGCATGGAACACCACGCCAATATCGTGCCGTGGCAATTGCTACACGATCAAATTGGTATCGTGCTGAAAATCATTCCGGTGCTGCCGAATGGCACGCTGGATATGGATGCGTTTGACGGCTTGCTGTCCGACCGCACGCGGTTCGTGTCGATTGTGCATGTGTCGAACGCGCTTGGCACCATCAACCCGGTTGAAACCATCATCCGCAAAGCCAAGGCGTATAACGCCGATATTCTGGTTCTGGTCGATGGGTCGCAATCGGTTACGCATATGCCGGTGAATGTTTTGGGGTTGGGTTGTGACTTCTTCGCTTTTACGGGGCACAAATTATATGGCCCGACCGGGGTTGGGGTTCTGTATGGCCGCGCGGCCCTGCTGAACGCCATGCCGCCTTATCAAGGCGGCGGGGATATGATCGAAACGGTCAGTTTCGCCCAAACCACCTATAAACCCGCCCCGGCCCGGTTTGAGGCCGGAACCCCGGCCATTGCCGAGGTGATTGCTCTGGGGGCAGCCATTGATTACGTGGCCGCCATTGGCATGGACAATATTGCGGCGCACGAGGGTATGCTTCTGGCTAGCTTAGTGGAACAACTGGAAACTGTGCCGGGCCTGACCTTTTACGGCACCGGGCCGGACAAGGCGGGCATTGTCAGCTTTACCGCCGATTGGGGCCATCCATCTGATATCGCTATGATTTTGGACCAATGCGGGGTGGCCGTGCGCACCGGGCACCATTGCTGTATGCCCCTGATGCAGGGGTTCGGGGTTGAGGGGACGGTCCGGGCCTCGTTAGGGTTATATTCAAATGTAGATGACATAATCTCTCTGATGAATGGGGTGACGAAGGCACACAAACTTCTCGGAGCGTAG
- a CDS encoding iron-sulfur cluster assembly protein has protein sequence MLRNALGDEGFDELAEPPNVEATRAHPLWPQIVKNLRAVYDPEIPVNIYELGLIYKVDIRDGLDGKADVFVEMSLTSPGCPVAQEMPGMVQGAIFPVDGIGNVDVEIVWDPTWDPSFMAETAKLQLNMFT, from the coding sequence ATGTTGCGAAACGCCTTGGGCGATGAAGGATTTGACGAATTGGCCGAGCCGCCAAACGTCGAAGCAACACGCGCGCATCCGCTCTGGCCGCAAATCGTCAAAAACCTGCGCGCGGTCTATGACCCCGAAATTCCGGTGAATATTTATGAACTGGGCCTGATTTACAAGGTCGACATTCGCGACGGGCTGGACGGCAAGGCTGACGTCTTCGTGGAAATGTCGCTGACATCCCCCGGATGCCCGGTGGCTCAGGAAATGCCCGGCATGGTCCAGGGCGCAATCTTCCCGGTCGATGGTATCGGCAATGTCGATGTTGAAATTGTCTGGGATCCGACCTGGGACCCGTCTTTCATGGCGGAAACGGCGAAACTGCAACTGAATATGTTTACGTGA
- a CDS encoding HesB/IscA family protein, translating to MPNDPIILTDGAVAAIKSKTALKDGAIGLRLTIKSTGCSGNSYKMEHVMEETAADDRFEKDGAVLFIPKIHSWMLFGMTIGYEEGDMQSGFTFNNPNETGRCGCGESFTIDPGKRAPG from the coding sequence ATGCCGAATGATCCAATTATCTTGACCGACGGGGCCGTTGCGGCCATCAAGTCCAAAACCGCGTTGAAAGACGGCGCGATTGGCCTGCGCCTGACCATCAAATCCACGGGCTGTTCCGGGAACAGTTATAAAATGGAACATGTGATGGAAGAAACGGCCGCCGATGACCGGTTTGAAAAAGACGGGGCCGTCCTGTTCATCCCAAAAATCCATTCATGGATGTTGTTTGGTATGACCATCGGGTACGAGGAGGGTGACATGCAATCCGGCTTTACCTTCAACAACCCGAACGAAACGGGGCGCTGCGGCTGCGGCGAATCCTTCACCATCGACCCGGGCAAACGCGCGCCGGGGTAG
- the dusA gene encoding tRNA dihydrouridine(20/20a) synthase DusA, with protein sequence MYHVKQTPEISVAPMLDWTDRHCRVFLRSFAPHVRLYTEMVTTGAIIFGDRDRYLAFSPSEHPVALQLGGSDPAHLGQCAAIGADYGYDEINLNCGCPSDRVQNGAFGACLMKDPGRVGDCVSNMINAAQDTEITVKCRIGVDECVDEEFLHAFVKSIHEAGCRKVIIHARKAWLKGLSPKENREIPPLRYDIAAGIKTAFPDMRVIVNGGIKTLAETQSHLDTFDGVMIGREAYQNPWVLTEIEQALYGHPTTASRADIARAMIPYIEERRATGTPVKSITRHMLGLYQGQRGGRVWRRILSTEAHLPGTTGAIIETALAAVDQAVGPEWIAA encoded by the coding sequence ATGTATCACGTGAAACAAACGCCTGAAATCTCTGTCGCCCCGATGCTGGATTGGACTGACCGGCATTGCCGGGTGTTTTTGCGCTCTTTTGCGCCGCATGTGCGCCTGTACACGGAAATGGTCACGACCGGGGCCATTATCTTTGGTGACCGGGACCGTTATCTGGCCTTCAGCCCATCTGAACACCCCGTCGCCCTGCAATTGGGCGGATCAGACCCTGCCCATCTGGGCCAATGCGCCGCGATTGGTGCAGATTACGGATATGACGAAATCAACCTGAATTGCGGATGCCCCAGTGACCGGGTGCAGAATGGCGCATTCGGGGCCTGCCTGATGAAGGACCCGGGTCGCGTTGGCGACTGCGTATCCAACATGATCAACGCCGCACAAGATACTGAAATTACAGTCAAATGCCGTATCGGTGTTGATGAGTGCGTGGACGAGGAATTCCTGCACGCCTTTGTCAAATCCATCCATGAGGCTGGATGCCGCAAGGTCATCATCCACGCCCGCAAGGCCTGGCTGAAAGGCCTCAGCCCGAAAGAAAACCGGGAAATCCCACCCCTGCGCTATGACATCGCCGCGGGGATTAAAACAGCCTTCCCGGATATGCGGGTGATTGTGAATGGCGGGATCAAAACCCTGGCCGAAACCCAATCCCATCTGGACACCTTTGACGGAGTGATGATCGGCCGCGAAGCCTATCAAAACCCGTGGGTTCTGACCGAGATTGAACAGGCTTTGTATGGCCACCCCACAACGGCCAGCCGGGCCGACATCGCCCGGGCCATGATTCCGTATATCGAAGAACGCCGGGCCACGGGCACACCGGTGAAATCCATCACCCGCCATATGCTGGGCCTGTATCAGGGACAACGCGGCGGCCGGGTCTGGCGCCGGATCCTGTCCACCGAGGCCCATTTACCCGGTACGACGGGCGCCATTATCGAAACCGCCCTCGCCGCCGTGGATCAGGCGGTTGGGCCGGAATGGATTGCGGCGTAG